The Candidatus Goldiibacteriota bacterium genome includes the window GAATCCATGGTAAACACTATTATTCTTTCGCCTGTCTTTGTGCTTATGTCCGTATGCATTGATATGACTTTGACGGAAGTAATTTCTTCAATGTTTTTTTCAAGCATCTTTCTTGATGCTTCCAGAAGCCTGACCCTGGTCTGTTTTACAAGGGACTTTCCTTCCGCGTCATTTGCCAGAGTTTTTTCAGCCGCTGTAAGAACCCCTTTAAGCCTTATAAAAATAATATCCTTCATAATGTCAACAAGCGTGTCTTCCGGGCCGCGCCCCATATGTTCTTTTTCAAATCTTATAATATATTCCCTTATCTTTGCCTCTGCCTGCCCTTTTGAAATATCTTTAGCCATTTTTCACCATCCTTAATTTTAAACATTTTATATCGTATTTTTTTTATGGTCAAGAGCGCATTTAATTTTTAAACGATGATGTTTTATTTTTAAACACGTTTTGTTTTTTAATGAAACACCTTTATATCATAGCCGCCTTATTTTTGGCAATTTACCGCGGCACAGAATTTGCTTTTAATAAGCTGAAGGAATTAAATAAATTTTAAGGAGGCGGATTTTTATGAAAATGTTGGAAAGAAGGGATGTACCGGCAAGGCACGACGATTTTGGGGCAATTTTTGACGATTTTTTCACTTCAGGGCTTTCTGTCACGGGTAAGATTTCACCGGCCGTGGACGTAGCAGAGGAAAAAGACAGGTACATTGTTAAAGCGGACCTTCCCGGAATGAAGCAGGAAGATATTAAGGTTGAGCTTGACGACAGCGTACTTTCAATTTCCGGGG containing:
- a CDS encoding Hsp20/alpha crystallin family protein, with amino-acid sequence MKMLERRDVPARHDDFGAIFDDFFTSGLSVTGKISPAVDVAEEKDRYIVKADLPGMKQEDIKVELDDSVLSISGERKHEKEENDEKRNYHYYERSYGSFMRRFILPKGTDSEKIDAKYEHGVLQIIIPKTEAKKAKEIKVK
- a CDS encoding DUF2294 domain-containing protein, which produces MAKDISKGQAEAKIREYIIRFEKEHMGRGPEDTLVDIMKDIIFIRLKGVLTAAEKTLANDAEGKSLVKQTRVRLLEASRKMLEKNIEEITSVKVISMHTDISTKTGERIIVFTMDSNLENNYQ